From one Leptospira noumeaensis genomic stretch:
- a CDS encoding PilZ domain-containing protein, whose protein sequence is MAPIQEKRKYVRVQPLENDPVEIHLMGTALLDILKASDISVGGVGIIAPNHFDEWDMNETVEILVALPGDLADFLARGIIKQIGKKSKESGVYGVQFTEIGPKGKQDLQVYVNRMVRQGRELK, encoded by the coding sequence ATGGCACCCATCCAAGAAAAACGTAAATATGTCCGCGTACAACCACTGGAAAACGATCCTGTCGAAATCCATTTGATGGGAACAGCCCTTCTCGATATCTTAAAAGCGAGTGACATAAGCGTTGGCGGTGTAGGAATCATTGCTCCTAATCACTTTGATGAATGGGATATGAATGAAACTGTCGAAATCCTCGTAGCCCTTCCGGGAGATTTAGCAGATTTCCTGGCCCGAGGAATCATCAAACAGATTGGAAAAAAATCCAAGGAATCTGGAGTTTACGGGGTACAATTTACGGAAATTGGCCCCAAAGGCAAACAAGACCTACAAGTTTACGTCAACCGCATGGTGCGCCAAGGCCGCGAATTAAAATAA
- a CDS encoding PIN domain-containing protein, whose amino-acid sequence MKDKIFLDTNIILYQFSSDTQKKNKAKELRTYIEVILIPLCKFFPDPSFYIDSLNIKEKYKISYYDSLIINAALKLKCSKLYSEYLQANQKIENLEIINPFR is encoded by the coding sequence ATGAAAGATAAGATTTTTTTAGATACAAATATTATTCTTTATCAGTTTAGCAGCGATACTCAAAAGAAAAACAAGGCAAAAGAATTAAGAACATATATTGAAGTCATATTAATACCTTTGTGCAAATTTTTTCCCGATCCCAGTTTTTATATCGATTCTCTTAATATTAAAGAAAAATATAAGATTAGTTATTATGATTCGCTAATTATAAACGCAGCGCTCAAACTAAAATGTTCAAAATTATATTCTGAATATCTTCAAGCGAATCAGAAAATCGAAAACTTGGAAATTATAAATCCTTTCAGATAA
- the thiC gene encoding phosphomethylpyrimidine synthase ThiC, protein METSSNHPIQIPETTITLSDNTKFQSYRTEGMFCIHENEYDYKKGIPKLREPWIQSRETRGDKNFSQLYYAKRDIITEEMMYVAKREGMAPEFVLNEVKIGRAIIPSNKRHTELEPMIIGKKFLVKINANIGNSAILSSIDDEVEKLRWSLHWGADTVMDLSTGKNIHETREWIIRNSPVPIGTVPLYQTLEKVKGKVEDLNIGVFLETLEEQAEQGVDYFTIHAGVLRDYIHLTNKRITGIVSRGGSILAKWCNHHKKENFLYEHFDAISKVMQKYGVSYSLGDGLRPGCINDANDEAQFAELKTLGELTKRAWADDVQVMVEGPGHVPMHLIQENVRLQEEICMEAPFYTLGPLVTDIAPGYDHITSAIGAAMIAWYGTAMLCYVTPKEHLGLPNKQDVKDGVIAYKIAAHAADLAKGHPGAKERDDLLSKARFEFRWEDQFALSLDPELARSYHDESLPQDGMKKAHFCSMCGPHFCSMRLTTDLRKETAEVGADDSTG, encoded by the coding sequence ATGGAAACAAGTTCCAACCATCCCATTCAAATCCCAGAAACTACCATTACGCTTTCTGACAATACCAAGTTCCAATCCTACCGAACCGAAGGTATGTTTTGTATCCATGAAAATGAATACGATTATAAAAAAGGAATTCCCAAACTCAGAGAACCTTGGATCCAATCACGGGAAACAAGGGGGGATAAAAATTTTTCCCAACTGTATTATGCCAAAAGAGATATCATCACTGAAGAAATGATGTATGTGGCTAAAAGAGAAGGGATGGCACCGGAATTTGTTTTGAATGAGGTAAAAATCGGTAGAGCCATTATTCCATCAAACAAACGTCATACGGAACTTGAACCAATGATCATTGGGAAAAAGTTTTTAGTAAAAATCAATGCCAATATTGGAAACTCAGCAATCCTTTCTTCCATAGATGACGAAGTAGAAAAACTACGTTGGTCACTCCACTGGGGTGCTGACACTGTGATGGATCTCTCAACTGGAAAAAATATCCATGAAACAAGAGAATGGATCATTCGGAATTCTCCTGTTCCCATTGGAACGGTGCCTCTTTACCAAACTTTGGAAAAGGTAAAAGGGAAAGTAGAAGATCTAAACATTGGTGTATTTTTAGAAACTTTGGAAGAACAGGCCGAACAAGGAGTGGATTATTTTACCATCCATGCGGGAGTTCTACGGGACTACATCCACCTAACAAATAAAAGAATCACAGGGATTGTTTCTCGGGGAGGATCCATCCTTGCTAAGTGGTGTAATCACCATAAAAAAGAAAATTTCCTCTATGAACATTTTGATGCAATCTCTAAAGTCATGCAAAAATACGGAGTTTCTTATTCTCTTGGAGATGGCCTTAGACCTGGTTGTATCAATGATGCCAATGACGAAGCACAGTTTGCGGAACTCAAAACTTTGGGAGAACTGACAAAACGCGCCTGGGCCGATGATGTCCAGGTCATGGTGGAAGGGCCGGGACATGTTCCCATGCATCTCATCCAAGAAAATGTGCGTCTCCAAGAAGAAATTTGTATGGAAGCTCCCTTTTATACGCTGGGGCCACTCGTGACAGACATTGCGCCTGGGTATGATCATATCACTTCGGCCATTGGTGCTGCGATGATTGCATGGTATGGAACTGCTATGCTTTGTTATGTGACACCCAAGGAACATTTGGGGCTTCCAAACAAACAAGATGTTAAGGACGGGGTGATTGCCTATAAAATTGCAGCCCATGCGGCCGATCTTGCCAAAGGACATCCCGGTGCCAAAGAAAGAGATGATCTCCTAAGCAAAGCTCGATTTGAATTTCGATGGGAAGACCAATTTGCACTATCTCTTGATCCAGAACTCGCACGTTCCTACCATGATGAATCCCTTCCACAAGATGGAATGAAAAAGGCACATTTCTGTTCTATGTGTGGCCCGCATTTTTGTTCGATGCGACTGACAACGGATTTACGAAAGGAAACGGCGGAAGTAGGGGCCGACGATTCTACAGGTTAG
- a CDS encoding Lsa36 family surface (lipo)protein, whose translation MKFRIGVLLLTISSSLLVNSLQAKVTCTGDACTILPTTIQSQINSVDTALQLQYTDKVLATMSEAAVISNINSSLMGPGIVNRFQVGVGMTVAGQQKEDINVAYQSLSFQKLPNVGASLAPNFIVAVNLGWLMGGGPSDTEPELKTFLHRFNLYLHGFKFNFAQGDVQKAVEAQNKNVELGGDITNGGFTLRFHIIENYSDGIGLFEFSGISMGLGLHYQRQVIDVTYNDNKSQTLTLGPAIGTWGGSTTFNYSSTVTSVPLDIRTGFRMFYFFTIFAGAGTAMNFGSSTLNLTRSGPLTLALDSSAISASLSPEIAALIPSSALGQTKTGTLTMDLSGKAQAPNTTNFLIAGIEINALITKLTVEAVVAQNVQSVMLGAKFSF comes from the coding sequence ATGAAATTCCGAATAGGTGTTCTTTTACTTACAATCAGTTCGAGTCTCCTTGTGAATTCCCTTCAGGCAAAAGTAACTTGTACGGGGGATGCTTGTACCATTCTCCCGACAACCATCCAATCACAAATCAACAGCGTAGACACCGCGCTCCAACTCCAATATACAGACAAAGTCCTTGCGACAATGTCTGAGGCAGCAGTCATCTCCAACATCAACTCATCCCTAATGGGCCCGGGGATTGTGAACCGGTTCCAAGTCGGTGTGGGTATGACAGTTGCTGGCCAACAAAAAGAAGATATCAACGTGGCTTACCAAAGTTTAAGTTTTCAAAAACTTCCCAATGTAGGAGCATCCCTTGCACCTAACTTTATTGTTGCGGTAAACCTTGGTTGGCTTATGGGTGGAGGGCCATCCGATACAGAACCGGAACTCAAAACTTTCCTACACAGATTTAATTTATACCTTCATGGATTCAAATTCAACTTTGCACAAGGTGATGTTCAGAAAGCAGTCGAAGCGCAAAACAAAAACGTAGAACTTGGTGGAGACATTACAAACGGTGGATTTACTTTAAGATTTCATATTATAGAAAATTACTCTGATGGAATTGGTCTTTTTGAATTTTCAGGAATCTCCATGGGACTTGGTCTCCACTACCAAAGACAAGTCATTGATGTCACTTATAACGATAACAAATCCCAAACCTTAACTTTAGGTCCTGCCATCGGAACCTGGGGTGGATCCACAACGTTTAACTATTCGAGTACGGTCACAAGTGTACCCCTAGACATTCGGACCGGTTTTCGTATGTTTTATTTTTTTACAATCTTTGCTGGTGCGGGAACCGCTATGAACTTTGGTAGTTCCACTCTCAATTTAACTCGTTCGGGCCCCTTAACTTTGGCTTTGGATTCATCTGCCATTTCAGCCTCTCTCTCTCCTGAAATTGCAGCCCTTATCCCCTCTTCTGCCCTTGGCCAAACAAAAACAGGAACCCTCACCATGGACCTCAGTGGGAAGGCACAAGCACCTAATACCACAAACTTTCTCATCGCAGGGATCGAAATCAATGCTCTCATCACCAAACTCACAGTGGAAGCTGTAGTGGCCCAAAATGTGCAATCTGTGATGCTCGGAGCAAAATTTTCCTTCTAA